TATCCTTGGTTCCCACATTTTTAAAGCTTCTTCTACGTAAAGACGGATCAGCATCAAGGTTTGAACGTTCAGCGGTTCAAAGACTAATTCGGAGAGGCGAGAACCGAAGTTCGGTCTGTAAACTCTTTCCCCTAAATCCGTCCGCAGGATGATAATTATAGATTCTTCAATATTTTGCGTACTCGAACTAGTTTGTACTCCTCCCTGTACGCTGATTTGCAGGGGGAATGCCAAACCGGAACCGATGTAATCGTTTTGCCGATCGTCATTTTCGTCAGGCATAGGATGTAACTTTTCCCTACGATATATTTTATCATTGAGTTAGCTAAAAAAGGGATTTTCCGGCTGTTATTTAGGTTATTCTAATTGGTTTGATAAAAGAGTTTAATTAATTGAATGAAAAATTTATTATTTGCGGCAAAGGAAGTTGAAATCTTTTCTCGCTTTCTCGATCGCATCTGCTTTCTCCAGGTCTGGGTGATTTTTTTGGTAGTATATGAAAGCTACATCTTCAAAAAGTGGTGCAAAACTGCTCTGTTCAAATTCTTTAAGAAATTCACCTGTTTTATAACGAAGTTTTTGATAATATTCAGTAACTTCATCTTGGCTGCATTCTTGAAGAGCTTTCAGTAAATCTTTATGTTCTTGATAGTTTCCCACAAATGGCGCTGGCTCTTTAAAAAACTTATCTAATATTTGTTTTCGCTTTTTAGATTTTGCTGACTCAGCTTCGGCTTTGGCTTGCAAAGTAAAAAGTTGATATAAAACAAAGGTGGCAGTGGTAATCAGGACAAGCGTTATCAAAGAAGACATTTGATTAATTTGCTTATGACTAACTTGTAACAACTTGATATTAAAAAGGATTGCGAGTTTATTTATTAGCAAAAAAAATCGCCTACTTAGGGTCTAATACAAAATCCCCTGTTATTACCCCCGTTATGTTTGGGGGGAAAGGGGAAACGGGACAAAGGGGGTAGTATACTCGGATTTGGTATAAATTGAGTATGTAATTAAGCAATGCCTTTTAAGTTATATTTTATACGTACTTTTTTTATTTAGTTATAAAGTTAACTAAATTTTTAATAATAAGTATAAAGAAGCTAAGTCTCTATTTTTGCGATCGCATCCTTCGGTTCCACATTCCCTTCGATTACAGACACAATTCCCGGTAGGTATTCATCCATCATCGTGACATTAGTATAAACTAATTGTTTAATTAGAGGAAAGGTTAGGTTAGACCCTTCCACATCAATACTGGTTTTATAGCGAACTTCGCCGTCTGCGTAGTCGAGTTCAAAATTGCCAATAATCGTACCGTAATTGGCTCTAGTGATAAAGTCAGATTTCACAATTAATCTAATCTTTACTCAGACTTATTAGTAAGATTTTGCAATTTTGATAGGCTCTGAGTTAGGTTTTGAGCTAGGGTTGAGAAGGATTGGTCAATTTCGAGAGCGGCTGCTCGCAGTTGAGTTGTAGCTGTTTCAAAATTAGAAGAATTTTTTGAGAAAGTACTTCGGATCTCATCAGGAAATTTGGAAATGATTTTAGAAAATTCTTCGATCAGTTCGTTAGTATTTAAGTCAGGAATATTCAATCCACGAGACTGGAGAGTTTCCAGTACTGCATCCACGCTGGTTTGAATCACTTGAGTGCGATCGGGATTTTGAGCAACACCATTCTGCATAGCTGTTGCGACTTCAGTCACGAAGCTTTGTAAACCCTCCTTAGCAACTTCAGGATTTTCACAAAAATCATCTAATGAAACCCCTAACAGATTAGCCAAAAGGCTGGTGGCAGGTTGATTAGGATCGGCAGATTTTGCAGAATCGTTAGAGTTTCCTTTGTTGTTTTCCAGAGAAATTGCCAGCACGTTGGAAAACAGGCTGGCAATTTGCTCCATCGCCTGAGTCACTTCTTGCCGCATATAGGGTTCGGCATCTTTGGCAGAGATTTCGTAGGGAGCGATCGCTTCTGAATCGACTTGCTTTTCAATACCTTTAAGTTGACGGATCGTACAGTTACCAATTGCTAACTCTTGAGCATCAGGGATAAGGAAATATATTCCTCGCTCGGAATCACGCCAAAGAGAAGATTGATTTAAAGTGTTCATTACTTATTTGACCTTTTTACAAAATGATTAATGGTAAAAGTTTTATTTTTTTACATTAGTAATAAGGAGATTTAAATAGAAGCGATCGAGAAAACTATTTAACCAGTAAGGGTAATCTAGTACTACACGCCCATTTTTACCCTCGTAATTGTCATAATGCTGCCAGTTAATGTGCGCTAAGTCTGTAGGTGTTAAATAGTTGATGTTATTAATAAGACCTGCCAACCTTGTAGAAAGCGTTTGGCTTGCTTCTAATCCTCGCCAAGGGTGTAACGTATACAGATCTGGTTTGTCTACCGACTCGCGCAGTGGAGGTGTGTGGTAGCCTGGTAGTCCCTCATCCCATAGCTTCTTGAGATAGATTAAGTCGTTAATAAGAACACTTGGATCGCGGAAAAAAATTAAGTGAGCATTCAGTGGTTGATACAAACCTTGCTCGGTAAATGCCTTCATCGCTAAAGGGTTTATACGTTCTGCAATTGCAAGGATTAATTCTATAACAAGTTCAAGATTTTGCTCAACGTATTGGTTGACTTTTTGAATTTGAGGAGTTTCTTCACGTTTAATTAAAGCAATGAAAGGGCCGCTGTTAGCTAGGCTAAAGGCGGCATCGCCCTCTACTTCTCTACAACGTCCTGTAATATTAACAAATTTAGTCCCCCATGCTTCTATCCAAAAGGGAACAAATCCCTCTTGGGGGGTTGTGCCATTAAATCTCCAACAAGGTAAAGCAGAACGAACAGATAGGTGCAAATCATCACTATCATACTCTGCTAATGCAGTATTTATCTGTTCCCAGGATAGTGGTTCTGGTAACTGTAGTGTTTGTTTAGATAAGTCACTTTTCCTAACAGTAAGT
The Leptolyngbyaceae cyanobacterium DNA segment above includes these coding regions:
- a CDS encoding GPW/gp25 family protein: MPDENDDRQNDYIGSGLAFPLQISVQGGVQTSSSTQNIEESIIIILRTDLGERVYRPNFGSRLSELVFEPLNVQTLMLIRLYVEEALKMWEPRIILKEVRADPDPIRGRVDIEIVYQPKNSPDTRSLVYPFYLSPSGER